The following are from one region of the Ptychodera flava strain L36383 chromosome 15, AS_Pfla_20210202, whole genome shotgun sequence genome:
- the LOC139151690 gene encoding aqualysin-1-like encodes MRLFILSVLVAVAASQYTGPLPWNLDRLDQPKLPLDGAYEPFGTTFGDQSIVYVMATGIERSHENFGPAFNRAFLIYDFEGGDGSETDATGAGTAFAGIVAGQYTGVASKTNIGIVRVNDRADPTTLNADFVIAGMSAVLNHYKNLKAANPGGHLRGVAVAPLSVTLDANKLAEIERLTRDMVIEGITVVGPVGDAPNAGDFDCQQLSPARMFYEPGVLIVGGTTRSDRRHPNSVVGGIVHCAQIYAPDHEVVSSLPGNTYGVIPSETAFAAAHVAGAAAILRSECPDITERDVKDFLIQGSVVYGSPALNLDDTPLPSNIVRVPHVAEPADCNPPARR; translated from the exons ATGCGTCTCTTCATCCTTTCCGTTCTGGTGGCAGTAGCTGCCTCCCAGTACACAGGACCACTCCCGTGGAACTTGGATCGTCTTGATCAACCTAAATTACCTCTTGATGGAGCATACGAACCATTCG GTACCACTTTCGGGGATCAATCAATCGTCTACGTGATGGCAACTGGAATTGAGAGAAGCCACGAGAATTTCGGACCAGCTTTTAACAGAGCCTTCTTGATCTACGACTTTGAGGGAGGCGAT GGCTCTGAAACAGACGCTACCGGTGCCGGAACTGCTTTCGCGGGTATTGTAGCCGGACAGTACACAGGTGTCGCCAGTAAAACTAACATCGGTATCGTCAGAGTGAACGACCGCGCCGACCCGACGACCTTGAATGCTGACTTTGTCATCGCAG GAATGTCTGCTGTTCTTAACCATTACAAGAATTTGAAGGCCGCTAACCCTGGTGGCCATCTTCGTGGGGTAGCGGTTGCACCTTTGTCTGTCACACTTGATGCAAACAAACTGGCTGAGATCGAACGGCTCACGAGAGACATGGTCATCGAAGGTATCACTGTGGTTGGACCAGTTGGCGATGCCCCCAATGCTGGCGACTTTGACTGCCAACAACTTTCACCTGCTAGAATGTTTTACGAACCAGGT GTTCTCATCGTCGGTGGAACTACTCGTAGCGACCGTCGCCATCCCAACTCCGTCGTCGGTGGCATTGTACATTGCGCACAGATCTACGCTCCAGATCACGAGGTCGTCTCCTCACTTCCCGGTAACACCTACGGAGTTATCCCCTCAGAGACTGCTTTTGCCGCCGCTCACGTCGCAG GAGCGGCCGCTATTTTGAGATCTGAATGCCCGGACATAACCGAAAGGGATGTGAAAGATTTCCTGATTCAAGGATCCGTAGTATATGGGTCACCAGCCCTAAACTTAGATGATACTCCCCTCCCGTCTAATATTGTCCGTGTTCC ACATGTGGCTGAACCTGCTGACTGCAACCCGCCTGCAAGACGTTAG